ATATGCCCACTGTCATTAGATGGCCAGTATCTTAAATGTCCAGTATGAAAAACGTCCCCAGTCatcaaatgtccagtataaaatatgCCCACAGTCATTAGATGGCCAGTATCTTAAATGTCCAGTATGAAAAACGTCCCGTCATCAAATATCCAGTATAAAATATGCCCACTGTCATTAGATGGCCAGTATCTTAAATGTCCAGTATGAAAAACGTCCCCAGTCatcaaatgtccagtataaaatatgCCCACAATCATTAGATGACTAGCATCTTAAATGTCCacagacatttttaaaatattcacggTCATTAAATGATCATTATAAAAAATGTCCAGAGTTATTACATGTACGATATCATAAATGTCCAGAACAATGTTTGAAGGCGGATTTTCCTAGCAGCGCACATTTTGCGTTACGTACGACGTAACACGTGGAGCGTAATACTCTGCAGACTCAGACAACAAAAAATGATTGAAGTGTTTTGTAAGGATGCGCAGTACGTTGTGCGCCAGCGTAATGCGCTTGGCGCAGTAAACCAACTCGAACTAGAGGAGTCTAGTACGTCGTGCGCTGCGTAATAGAGAAGTTGTGTGCGGTTTTTTGTTTCATACATATTGTTTCTTTAACAATGGCGCCACCTTCAGTTCGATTCTCAGCCGCAGAAGACGAACAGCTGATTGAGATGGTTGCTGGATATTCTGTTTTATGGAATATGATGGAAGTAGAGTTCAAGAATACCTTAAAGAAGGACTTAATTTGGAAGGAGATTGGAAACATGGTGAATAAGTCAGGTAACTTATTTCATGAATGAAGTAGCCTATAATTTTAATTCAcatcaatatattttatgtaattataatcAGAAAAAGGTTGGATAATTTGCGGCTCTTTGAgtgaatgtattatttttaagttattattatagtcgttggaattttagaaaatatcttacattttgaagtacattgaattgaaatttctaGAATGCAATCTTATTACATATCACTGACCCAGTCTTTCAACAGCTAACTTATATCTAAATTTGAATTagaataattacattattaatgaacacatgagaaaattaaatttgccattgtttaaaattacttttacaaACAATGCACTCATTCatgttcattttcttttgtttcttttactcgAGGCTTTAGTTTTGAAATATTTACCGTTGAAGTATTCAGTAAATCTGCTTCTGACTTTGAAACCTTCAGATTTTGCGAAACCGCCAGACCCAGCTAAGGGAATCATGTTGTCCGCTGGAAGTTCATCAGTTATGTCTTGTCTCTCTCCATCACATGGATGTTTAGCAATATAGTCATCCCTCAGTAAATTGTGCAGACAGCAGCAGACTGTAACTATCAAATCTACAGTTTCAGGCTTGACATTTATAGGCGTGAAAAAAATTCTGAACGTAGAACACATAATGCCAAATGCGTTTTCAGAAACTCTTCTAGCTTTGCTCAATTgataattaaaatgtcttttctCTTCATCTTCCAATATTTGTCGTCTGCAGTAAGGTTTCATGATATGTTCATCTAATCTGAAGGCTTCATCACCTAGTATGACATGGGGCAACAAAATGTTTGATTGCGGTAAAATTCGTGGTGGTGGAAATATTGACCCCATTTTTACCAGCTGACCCATTTCAGATTTATTAAAAATCCCAGCATCCCCTTCCTTTCCGTAGGAACCGACATCGACGACAAGAAACTTATAGTTAGCATCTACCATAGCGAGAAGGACTATTGAGAAGTAGCCTTTGTAGTTGTAAAATAAAGTCCCTGTTTGGTTAGGTGCTACAATTCTCACATGCTTCCCATCGAGTGCTGCAACAACATTAGGAAAATCCCAGCGATCCCAGAATTCTTCTGCCTTTGTTTCTCAATCAATTTTATTAGGTTTAGGTAAAAATCTTGGTAGCAGTTTTCTTTTGAGCGCCTGAAGTACTTGTGGTACAAATGTGGAGATACTAGAAGGAGATATGCGGTATGAAAATGCCAATGAATGAAATGACTCCCCAGTTGCAAGAAAtctggaaaggaaagaaaaaattaaataggaaATTTCTCAATGGAAAAGCATTAATTTATGTaccatatattttatgtaaaaatcctcGTACATATaacttgtttttttcttttagatgGACAATGCAAAATGCGATGGAAAAGTATTAGGGACCATTACAAGAGACAGCGGAAACAAGAAAAGAATACAGGAACAGGGTCCGCTGCTACGAAGAAAAGGGCATCATATTGGGATAGGCTAAGATTCCTTGATACAGTGGAAGATGAACGAGAAAGTTTTTCTAATATGCAAACTGAAAGCGGAAACAGTAATGAAACCCTGGAAGAAACGATTTGTGGTCTTGCTTCCGAAGCAACGGATGATCCATTAACTTACGATTCGTATGCTACGAGCATAGGACATGAATCTGAaaatcaagaaaaaagaaagaaagaaaatttaccAGAACGTTCAACTTGCCAGACGCCTGAGACAAAAACCAAAAAAGTCAGAAAGAACAACATTGTGAACTTACTtaatgaaagaaaacaagagcgactacagaccagagaatacTTGGAAAAAATTATGAAGCCTGAAGCAGAAGACGAAACTGATCTCTTCTTCAGAACCATGGCTGCGACTGTGAAAAAATTTGATCCTGAAGTCAGAACtgaagcaaaaatgaaaatttttagtcTTGTGACTGAAATGGAAGTCCGCAGTTACAGGTCTatacatgtgggaaatgcttccACATTTGATTCGGAGAACTCCAGGCCAAGCTCAAACGCATCCTACAACTCGAACTGCAGCACTGGTGAGCCGTCAGCAGTAGGCATGCAGTCACAGTACTCACCCAGTACAACTTTTGAGTCATCTACTTGTGATaacaatacaatatttacaaactcaaatgtagaATGTTCTGAAGATATGAGTGGACATTTCTGGAAATTTTGAACTTAAATGTATTATGTACaagattaataaataaacttGGCCTATGTAGTTGtacgaaaaatgaaaaattcattttaaaaatatataagctaTAGctatacaatatacagggtgattcattattacgtgtaaatactttgtgtgtgtactgtagaggtgaaataaTGAATCATTCTGTATGTACACCATTCCTAATACATATCTCAGAGTTAGAGCAAGTTTTTCGGCTGGTGAGATAGGCCTTTTCACTCTATTGCATGGTTTAGTACACAAATCATCTTGAATGAGGTTCACAAGGAAATAGAACTGTTCTCGGGTGAATCTGAAATATGCTTTAAATTTCACTTCATCGTCTAGTAGGTGTTTTTCGATCAGTATTCTGAAAACTCCCTCCTCTTCTCTACAGAAAAATACTTCACTAACAGACTTCCTAATGCAATAATGATGAACCAGGTAATcgatttcttcttctacatcCTCAAAGTCAAGTAACACCAATAACGAACACAGTTTTTTCCGTTTTAATGCACAACTCATTTTGAAGTTCAGTTCATACTCTTCATACAATCACAGCTGTTGAGAGTCTGCGACATCTGCTGCGTTTTTCGAAGTTCCTAGGAGAACACAGTACGCAGCGCACTGAGTAATGCGTTTTACGTTGGCGTTTTACGTTATACGCGACATAAAAAGTGCGCTGCTAGGAAAACCCCGCTTAATGTGAATTAATAATCTATTTTTGAAATGTAGGTTAAATTTGGAATATTCTGTAACTAGTTCTATTTTCTAATGTTCTTCCGCACCGGGAACAGTCTGCAGCTTCGTATGATATGAAAGTGCCCGCAGATATTGTTTCACATTATTATTGTCCTTATATCAATTTTATTCGGTGTGCATTTCCttaatttacacaacgcagaactgcacgcattgtattcttcacctgacataattaggaacattaaatccagaagtttgagacagggagggcatgtagcacgtatgggcgaatccagaattcatatagagtgttagttgggaggccggagggaaaaagacctttcggtaggcccagacgtagatgagaggtgggatattatgatagagactggattaatcttgtacaggatagggaccgatggcgggctttttgAAGGTGACAATGAatgtgcgggttccttaaaaaccatgtAACTAAGTAGGTCTCAGTAAGTGCATTTCCCTTAATTTCGTCGTTGATTTGTAATATACTTCCAAGATGACacacaataatattatttacaatattttttttataaatataaagtggATACTTcaacagatagaataaaaatcAAGGCACTAATTTAATTACTTAGTAGGTCTATATAACTTATATCTTCATTATCAACAAAATACTactcacaaaattaataaatacacaaaatcaATGGCAATCATCAACAATACTTTAAGCCGTCATGTGTATATGAAATTCTATAAAGAAAGATTCTATTATTGTAGCAACACTGAACTCGCAAAAGTTtgataaaaataaagttattgtGTGTGAAATACGTTTTTTGAGACGAACAGCGGAATACACCAAATTGGACTACAAAAAACTAAGGCAGTTTTGAAGGATTTAGGAACTGATATTGGACTATATCGCAACACAACAAAATAACTGGTGAAATTCGTTCTAAGTAGTTTCGTTCAATGCTTCCCGTCCACTAACATTTCGTCCACTTTTTTAACAGGTACAACGTCCACAGACATTTtgtctacattttttttatcgtCCAACAATATTACGTCTACCAATGTTGGTCTGTTATTTCACCCATTTTATTAGCTGTATAACACATGTGAACAAAAAATATCAACTTATAAATGTTGGGATCCATTTATTCTTTATCGAGTGCCTTTCTGAATTAAACAAAGCAATGAGTGTTTGTATATTTTTAATCAGTTATTCAACGAAGCTgtgtcaactactgggttatttatcgtcgatgggtttggtgatggcgagatgagaccgaggattcgccatagattacctgacattcaccttgtagttggggaaaacctcggaaaaagctagccgggtaatcagcccaagtgggaatcgaaccacgcccaagcgcaactccagatcggcaagcaagcacctactgagctacgccggtggccgttGATTGTCTATGTTTCGCCAATAAGATCTTTAATGTAAAACAATGACAACAAGAGTGTCCCTTTCAGAAACAGCTTTACTCCTTTCCAATTAGGCTTATGTCATTATAACCGTCATCATAATTCTTAACAAATTAAGCTTTTGTAGACCCGTTTCGGCCTCAGCCAACAGTCGTTTAAGAGCTCTGTTTTATTCGTTCTGGAGATATACTTCTGGATTCGATTAACTATTTCATGTGCAACATTAGTCAATGTGACCATTGTCATGATTGCACGCTACTTCAATTTCTTCTTTTAGCGCTATTAATATAGTTGGTTTTCTGCGATACATTACATCCTTTAAGGTCTCTCATAACTTAAAGTTGAGTGGAGTTAAATCGGGTGAGCGTGGAGGGCACTCAACAGCACCTCTTCGTCCGATCCATTGACCTGATATGGTTTTGGTGATAGTTTGGTGGTACACCATCTTGTTGGatataaaataaatcattcaTATACAGAGCACGAGTAGAAGATGAAATTAACGTACGAAGCATGTCGAGATACACAAGGCCAGTAAGCGTTTTTTTAAAGAATGATCCAATTACATCCCTGAATGACGGTTCTTGTCAGACAATGAGCCCCAGTAAATTAATTCCTCGTCTACATGAATGCATGGAATTTCTGTTGTCCAATAAGCATACTTAATAATTGTGATTCACTCTACTATTCAGCTTAAATTGTGCTTTTCAGACCAAAtcattttggaatatgtattatatgtctttctcgtgttaaattttaccgtacctgtttaacatgtttcagtctgttatagaccatcttcagaactggttgttgctggtcttggcgccttttgtttgtgtttcctgtggggtgtgtttgtgtagtgtaatgtggagtcaaagagtgtgtgtgttctgaaattgagttgtgtgttgagaatttcatttggatgtgtttttgtgtgtctattaacacgagaaagacatataatcaaagctcggaacttggggacttgtgtgtcgtgtgcatgagtaaggttacaggtacaacgtacacacagCTCACCCTGCAactgctcagggacagtcgtgtgtagtaAGAAAGTGGTCaaatcgaatgacaggaagagggACGAGGAAACcctgtcgtgtcgaagccaatgagaTTCAgataattagaggtaaacggtctatttgaggaattagaaaatacgtattattcgaatgggtattatatacgtttgaaaatatatttattaaattttaggtacagaattttgtggaggaattctgaggagatacattattttcttcgagtggagagtttatattttgtaagttgtgccacacataaactagagactggaaacgggcattcattgaaatacattgcagtcccttaaatcggtggaaaatttgtccgtAACCATGGATCAactcgtagtggaaccttccctagtagtgacacagaaattgaaaactattttcgagaaaaatttaggatgcttatctttctcagatacgagatcagctagaaACTGCTGAAAACCGAAcacaaaacagtgacagtgaaaacattcagtattttatttcggcgcaagactttataataaaattacacaccattttccaaatttgaaattttttaaaattgaagcttttaaaaaagaaatttgtaaaattatacatgatatataggccctaatattaacaaatatattttttttatcttttatttctgtcgactatattcatatttttttaatatcactggcttctgtcggattgtcaatttatattaaatgtgtattttctctttttctctttcacctttattcttgctcttgtgttgtatttactggtttgaattaagttactgcatttagtaaactgtccttgtaaattttatgttatattattgactaagaccacaccgtacatgagcctggctcgtacggtagtggctagaaacatttttattttataaatttaatttgtactcactagctaggtagttaaaataaaaaaaaaataataaaaaaaaataagtttgctcccgtcacttcatgtgacgtggaaataagcttctttcgtttcaaaccatgtttaactaacagacaaaGAAGTTATGGATTCGAAAATCTTctaatgtatgtagtcatacactgtaataaaatgtacagagcagaactgtaaatttgatatattttgcacgtttatttatatatatgctataaaattacgtgtttcaacctaccataatattatcaatatgttttcCAGCCAGGAAAcacctttatagcagacctgacaatacctctgtgctggaagcgggagtttgttgacattgaagtccggtcgcttagccacgttcaaagacacaagtccccaagttccgagctttgcatataatacatattccgtgtgatatagtgttaaaagttgtgtaatcaagatatacaaATCATTTTGCTCGAAAATTCCTCATCCTTTTGTATTTATACAACTAATATTATCTTTTAATAGAATATCACACTACATATTTCCACAGTAATTCATTTAAACTTTGAGAGTCCATATAATAGATATAACATCCATGAAAATGTGTAGGATATTTTTTGGGTCCATCTGTATTCTGACTCGAAAGGATTTTTGagctaaattatatttttacagtaTTATTCAGTATTTCTAAAACTttgtgattttcttctgtatgtctTTGTAAATGTTACAGActttgattttctttatttttgtagaTCATAAATACGATAGATTTTGTCCAGCTAGTCGCCCTGggcagcgtagtcggtatagcgctggccttctgtgctcgaggttgcaggttcgattccggcccaggtcgttggaatttaagtgtgcttaaatgcgacaggctcatgccagtagatttactggcatgtgaaagaactcctgcgggacaaaattccggcacaccggcgacgctgatataacatctgaaGTTGCAAACGTCATTAaagaaaccataatttaaaaaaaaatgtttgtccaGATATCAGGCTTCCATCACCATTCCAGATTCTATTGAGACACTTCAGAAATCTCCATAAGAACAGGGGAGTGGAAGACTTAAATAGttttaaattgattgattgaatagTCTTCTTGCGTTTTATTGACTTTCATAAAATcatcttgcaatataacaaagcggacagagaaggTTTCCAAAAgtatcttagagaaaagtactcattatgggtagtgaagggcagtagtgtagaagaatgctgggcggagttcaagcagattatattaacaggaatacagatatttatcccggttaaacgcttatcaaacaatcccgatccggaatattataataaacacatacggaaactgaaaagaaaactaaggaaatcctacagacagcgcaaggaaagccttgcaaaacaaacaaaattcacacaactatcgaaagaactgcttaatgcgaagaagatagcgcaggaaaattacctaaataaattttcaaaggtgaacaaaacgggttgggggaattttataaatatgtgaagagacgacgcaaggaaaactattcgagcctccccctaaaaaatgaccgcaatcaatttatcgtacgggacagcgaaaaagcaaaataattaaattcctattatgccactgtttttgggatgaggacaataataccacacttagcttctgtggaaaataaggggtcagttttctatcaagcctagggacataaggagaaggatctctaaattgaaaactcataaatcagtaggacttgatggtatcgccggagacgtactgaaattgggaggggaagccatgattccctatctagtgcgtatatttgaaatatcaattaacaatggtactgtcccgcgagattggaaagatgcaatagcagtggcgtatactggttaaagggtttgggctaccactgacccttttattacacaaaatatattttaaaatccctataataaaattccttacatatttatgtgaattccagacgtcttgattgggacgaaaatacattgatgacttcgtccttgaaattacagttgggccacttgcaaagtttctgtagaaatgacttttcaatggatattagtgccaagccggataaacgttcttctgtatgagttgatctacagtaggaatttattctcttcaacgcagaaaatgttctttctaccgatgctgacgtagctggtattgtcacaattaatgttgccaatttaaggacttcaggaataacttggttcagctggttttcatatatggcagataatatttcatggataggtttgttcgaaaaatcaaagacttctgctgaatatattacacttaattcatttttcaaacgtacttgatcaaagtgactgttataggactgaaataatttgtttagtgcctcattcgggaagttttctctataagcaataAATTTTTGAGAATGTAGAAGATGTGTGAAcggaagctttccataatcagaaaatctgtcagtaattt
The sequence above is a segment of the Periplaneta americana isolate PAMFEO1 chromosome 3, P.americana_PAMFEO1_priV1, whole genome shotgun sequence genome. Coding sequences within it:
- the LOC138696081 gene encoding transcription factor Adf-1-like — its product is MAPPSVRFSAAEDEQLIEMVAGYSVLWNMMEVEFKNTLKKDLIWKEIGNMVNKSDGQCKMRWKSIRDHYKRQRKQEKNTGTGSAATKKRASYWDRLRFLDTVEDERESFSNMQTESGNSNETLEETICGLASEATDDPLTYDSYATSIGHESENQEKRKKENLPERSTCQTPETKTKKVRKNNIVNLLNERKQERLQTREYLEKIMKPEAEDETDLFFRTMAATVKKFDPEVRTEAKMKIFSLVTEMEVRSYRSIHVGNASTFDSENSRPSSNASYNSNCSTGEPSAVGMQSQYSPSTTFESSTCDNNTIFTNSNVECSEDMSGHFWKF